From a single Arachis hypogaea cultivar Tifrunner chromosome 3, arahy.Tifrunner.gnm2.J5K5, whole genome shotgun sequence genomic region:
- the LOC112789872 gene encoding golgin candidate 6 isoform X2: MGKIALILLCVILFTQLVLIRLIYQSHYYHISALPPLFGTTECCCLSHCRFIYCKVIIDNGISSSKNTALLTNSSQRLQEAILNIPRGITRLIDMLMDRELQVIRNEALLLLIVIFEGAFEKILSIIRGEGNSDGGVVVQVCGTY, encoded by the exons ATGGGTAAGATCGCTTTGATTCTTCTTTGTGTCATTTTATTTACGCAGCTAGTTTTGATCCGTTTAATTTACCAGAGTCACTATTATCATATCTCGGCACTGCCGCCCTTGTTTGGAACTACTGAATGTTGTTGTCTCAGCCACTGTCGATTTATCTATTGCAAAGTCATAATTGATAATGGCATTAGTTCCTCAAAAAATACTGCCCTTCTCACTAATTCTTCACAGAG GTTGCAGGAAGCTATATTGAACATCCCTCGTGGAATAACACGGCTAATAGATATGCTCATGGATCGCGAG CTCCAGGTAATAAGGAACGAAGCCTTATTGCTTCTTATTGTCATCTTTGAAGGTGCATTTGAGAAGATTTTGAGTATCATAAGAGGTGAAGGAAATTCAGATGGTGGAGTTGTTGTACAG GTGTGTGGCACTTATTAA
- the LOC112789872 gene encoding uncharacterized protein isoform X1: MGKIALILLCVILFTQLVLIRLIYQSHYYHISALPPLFGTTECCCLSHCRFIYCKVIIDNGISSSKNTALLTNSSQRLQEAILNIPRGITRLIDMLMDRELQVIRNEALLLLIVIFEGAFEKILSIIRGEGNSDGGVVVQIVDIGKTLPLFMELQTLGDRM, from the exons ATGGGTAAGATCGCTTTGATTCTTCTTTGTGTCATTTTATTTACGCAGCTAGTTTTGATCCGTTTAATTTACCAGAGTCACTATTATCATATCTCGGCACTGCCGCCCTTGTTTGGAACTACTGAATGTTGTTGTCTCAGCCACTGTCGATTTATCTATTGCAAAGTCATAATTGATAATGGCATTAGTTCCTCAAAAAATACTGCCCTTCTCACTAATTCTTCACAGAG GTTGCAGGAAGCTATATTGAACATCCCTCGTGGAATAACACGGCTAATAGATATGCTCATGGATCGCGAG CTCCAGGTAATAAGGAACGAAGCCTTATTGCTTCTTATTGTCATCTTTGAAGGTGCATTTGAGAAGATTTTGAGTATCATAAGAGGTGAAGGAAATTCAGATGGTGGAGTTGTTGTACAG ATTGTTGATATTGGCAAAACTCTGCCATTATTCATGGAGCTTCAAACCTTAGGTGACAGGATGTGA